One Dama dama isolate Ldn47 chromosome 24, ASM3311817v1, whole genome shotgun sequence genomic window, ACATGGCCACGGGCAATACCAGGATGGGGCTGCTGTGTCATGATCCCATGGGCTCCCGGGCAGTGCTGGTAGGCCTCATGCCCAGCCACCCACCCATCTATGCCTCTGAAAGCATGCAACCCACCCACCCGCTGCCCACGCCCATCAACACCCCTGACAGCGATCGTTCCAGCTTCTGGTCCACCACGGCCATGGTGTCCAGCCCCGTGCCCTCCAGCCTTTCATCGGGAAGCTACCGAGAGGTGGCCCTGGTTCCCAAAGAGGCTAGGGTCCACCTGGAATCACAAGGCTCCCCTGGTGCTGAGACACCCATGAGGATGGGGATGCTCAGTGGGCCTGTTCTACTGGGGACACCACTCCAATTTGGAGAGAGGATCCTGAGCCATGCCCATGATCCTGGCTGGTCCAAACCTGATGCTGAAAAAAACCAAGGGAGTCGCACTATCTGGATGCTGGATGCCCCTGGGATGCAGGATACCTCTCTGGGCCAGACCAAGAAACAACAGTGGATGAGCTCAGAGCAGACTGCAGAGCCAGTACCACCAGCCAAAAACCAGGAGGTGTTCAGACCCCCACTCCAGGAAGATACAGGCAGCCACAATCAGAAAGAGAGCTATCACCCTGATAGCCCTCTGGTCAAACGTGCTGGGCAGGCCCCCCTCGGCAGTCAGCCCCCACTAGCTGAACAGGCCCCCTCCACCAAGCAGCCTCTGCTTCCTGCTCAACCGCCTCTCACTGGAACCCCTATTTCCGGGCAGCCTCCCTTTTCCCAAGAACCCCTCATCTCCAATGAGCCCACCCTCTCAAGGGGTGCCCTGACCGCTAGGGAGCCTGGTCAGGCTTCCACCCTGGGCCAAGAAGGTGAGCCACTGGGCCATGCGGAGGTACACCAAATGCCCCCCGAGGAGACCTGCATCTATGTAAACAGAGAAAAGGTTGGTGCCAATGCTGCTCAAAGCTCCAGCTTACATCGGCTCTTGTCCTGGCAGCATGGCAGCTCCCCCAAGGTGCAGGAGAAGCAACTTTCCCTGATCGCGATCACTGCACCCGGCCCTGGTTGCAAGGTCTTGCCCATGGTCGCAGCAGGCACTCAGCTCCAGGGTCCCCAATTCAAGCTGACAACCGAGGACACGACCCACTCGTCGGTGGTCGCACACCTTGGCCTGCTCCGCGGGGCCTGCTATGAGCTGGTGCCCACCATGGATGCTCTGGCCGTACGGTCCCCAGTGCTCTGCCGCCACTCGCTGGGCCCCTACCAGGACATGGCTGCCGTGGTGATCGACACAGGCACAGGCTTCACCAAATGCGGGCTGGCTGGAGAGGACCACGTCCTCAGCGTGCTGCCTTCACGCGTGCAACTGCTGCAGCACCCAGTCCAGGGCCAGCCCAGGTACACGGTGCCCGAGAAGCAAGAGCCGTCCTACTCGGTGCTGAATCGAGGCGTGGTCTCTGACTGGGATGCCCTGGAGGTGCTGTGGCAGCACCTGTTCTACTGCAGGCTGGGCGTGCAGCCCGAGGAGCTGGCTGTGCTTGTGGCCGACTCACCCATCTCCCCGCGCACCAACCGAGAAAAGGTGGCTGAAATACTCTTCGAGCGTTTCCACGTGCCAGCCATGCAGACGGTGCACCAGGCCCTGCTGGCACTCTATGCTTACGGGCGCACCACTGGGCTGGTGCTGGGCAGTGGCCACGGCACATCCTACGTGGCGCCCGTTGTCACTGGGGATCTGGCCCCCCTTGACACCTACCGGCTGGACGTGGCGGGTTGCGACCTCACAGAACACTTGGCTCAGCTGTTGCTGGCGGGTGGCCAGTCACCGCTCAAGGCAGAGCTGGTCAACCAGATTAAAGAGACCTGCTGCTACGTGGCCATGGACATGACGGCCGAGCTAGCCCGCATGCAGTCGCAGACCCGGGTGGACTTCGTGCTTCCCGACAAGCAGATCATCACACTGGGCTCTGAGCGCTTCCGCTGCCCGGAGGCTCTCTTCCAACCCAATCTGCTGGGCGTCAATCAGCCGGGCCTTCCACAACTAGCCCTCCTCAGTATCAGCCGGCTGGAGGCCAAGCAGCAGGAGCAGCTGCTGGCCAATGTGGTGCTGGACGGTGGCAGCACCCTGTTGAGTGGCTTTCCCGAGCGCCTGAGACAGGAGCTGGGCCCCAGTGCCACCGTGCTGGGCTCGCCGCACCGGGCCGTCGCTGCTTGGCTCGGAGGCTCCATCATGGCCTCTCGGAACTCCTTCCAGAGCCTGTGGCTCAGCCGCCGTGAGTATGACGAGGAGGGCCCATGGGCCATTTACAAGTACCATCTATGAGCACATAAAAGTTCTGTTTCTGCTTGCTTTGACTACCATGGCGTATTTTAGGCACAGGGCGGTGGAGAGAGGGCAGGGGTTGCAGGCGTGGGGTCAGGGATGGGGGCCTTGGCACTCCCAAGGTACACCCTCCTCTACACACTGGAATTCCGTGGGCCTTGGCAATTCTGTCctttccagggaagcccagagccccTTGGCTGACATTGGCCCTGGGCTAGCCTGACCTTTACTGTACCCCAAGGGCAACCAGAGAGAGTGGCTGCTGTGGGTTTTGCCCTGTTGCCCTGGCGACAAGCTCAATTACCCTTGATTGCCAGCTAGTTGCCATGGCAATTTCAAACATAATGAAATAACCCACACAGCCTGGAGTGAGTCACGAAGAGGGGAGCCCCCTCCCCAAGCTCCAGAGGAAAAGACTGCTTGCTTTCCCTCATACTGGGTCCTCCATGGGGGCTGAGGCCAGCAACATGACAACAGCCAAACAGTTCCTCCGATGGCTGGGGGGCCTAGAGCTTTGTTGCTCCATGGGAGGGTCTGTGTCAGAATCTGGGCTTCTTGGGGGAGCTGACCTGAAAGTGCAGATTCCCTCTGAAGTCCAAACCACGGCTGGAGCTCTGTGCTAGGTAGGCAGGGGCTTCTGTCAGCCAGTCAGAATATGAAGGAGTAGGAGTGCTGGCCTTTGATGCCGTGGGGCAGGAAATCAGGGTAGGGGGCTTATAAGTCCTGGATCCTGGATGGGAAATATGAACTGAGCTGGAGGGTGAGGCTCCTTTGTAGCCTCTGTGGATATGGAGACTCCCACCTTATCCTACCTCTCTGGTGGGAGCCAGAACTGTCAACTGTGGGGTCCCTTTGCCTCCTCTGTCTCCCAACCCAGGCCAACCCTGCCCACAGGGTGAGTAGGATACAGATCTTGTTAGGAGATCCTAATAGAGGCTATGGGGTAATGCCAATGCCAACTGCCCTATTTTAGTCCCAAAATTCACCATGTGTTAAAGGGCCTGCCATTGGTCAGAGGGTGGCTAGAATCCATGACCCCTGACTTGTCTAGCTCTGAAGAGCTGGGGTAGGAACAAAGGTCTGTGTCTTTCACGGCCGGGAAGAGGTGAGAGGaggcactcagttgtgttgaTACTTCCTGTCTGGAGGGCACCCCTGCCTGTGTCCCTCTGGCTGAGCACTGAGGGACAAGCCATGCCCCTGTCCCAACCCTGGGTTCTCATCTTTTGGGTGCCCTCTCCACAAAGGACAGAGACCTGGCTATCCTCACACATACCTGAGAGTGAGGGACGGCCCTATGTGGACAGACTACAAATGGCCAATGATATAGGGTCATcacagcccaccccaccccggggCACGGTTTGCCCTCTTCCTGAGTCCAGTTATCACACCCTGAGTCGGACTCCCCAGTCCTAAGGCCTGTGTCAGGCAGGAAGGGGACCAGGACTAGCTAGCTACAGCGTccatgtgcacatgcatgcaaGCATGCCTGGGTGCACACAGAATGCAAATACGTGCCCCTGGGCACCACTGCACACACTGCGCTGTTGCCATCTCCTTTGGCACAAGagcacagactcacagacatcaTCACACGTGTGCACATACACCCTGCCACGTGCTCACCCACAGGCACATGGAGTATGCACGGGACCCAGAAGAGGTGGAGCACTGCCAGCAGCAGGCAGGGCTATAGCGAGCCACTTCCCCTGCCTCGAAATCCCCCACGTTGGAGCTTCTCCTTGGCCTCACGTCTCCACCATGATCTTCAGGAAAGGCAGaaaatgtgtgtgatgtgtgggGTCGGCAAGCCATGGATCAGATGCACCATACAACTCAGAGAACTGTTTCAATGACAGTGGGCAGACAGCAGGAAGGACTGAGTGCTaggccattcattcattctgcagaCATGAACTGAGCACCCGGAGACAGCACACAGGCTCTGGCCTGTGCCCAGCTCGCCAGGAGAGTCCTCACCAGTAGTTGAGTCAGTGTGGTAACTGAGACCACCCAGAGCCCAGGGAGCCAAGAGGCTGTGACCAAGCCAGGGAAGGATGTGAAGGGCTCCTCATCACCCCCTGAGGAGAAAGATACTGACAGGTCCTGTTTAAATAGTCATGTCCCAGGCTAGacttccagccccagccccagcttcAACTTCCTGACTTGGACACCTGCAGCCATGAGAAACCATCCAGGAGAGACTCACTCATGGCCAAAGGTTTGGAGATGACCCCACCCAGGATGGGGTCAGAAGGGTTCGGGTGAGGTGGGGCCCAGCTCCAGGCAAGCCTAAGTCTGGCCTTCAGACACTGGCCTTAAGGCTtgagcggggggcggggggtggcagGGCAAGTATTTGGTCAACTTGCATCCACGACAAGGGACAGAGAAATGGCCAAGGACTTCCTGCAGAGCCTCCCCCTGGCAGTTCTCAGCCAGGGGGGTAGGTTCTCAGGTCAGGTCAGGTTCTCAGGTCAGGGGGCAGGTCTGCTGGGACTCCTGGGGGCTGTAAGTTCTCTTGTATCCCCGTATCCTAGCCCAGGCCACTAGGGGTTCTGCTGCTCAGGAAGTGCTCGAGGGCGATTAAACTGGAAAGAATGCAGAGTCTATACCTTATCATAGGTAACTTTCAGAGCTTGAGAAATTCAGAGGCACACTGAAAGGGGGCAGACTGGGCCATCCACCCTGGCTGGGacttggagatgggaaaggctctGACTTGGAAGGAGGGGACGGAAGGGTGGGCAGAGAGACTGGCACCAAGGTCTGGGGCCCTCgcttgcatgcacacacacccccatgtGTTTACTAGCTAGGGGAGGCCAGTCTATAGTGAAGCTTTCCCTAGTGACTGCCCAGTTGGTTCTTTTTAGTGGGTTCCGCTCTTTGAGTCAGGTTTTGGGAGCTGGtgggttcaggtggtaaagaatctgcctgcaattcgggagacctgcgttcgatccctgggttgggaagatcccctggaaaaggtaatggctactcactccagtattctgacctggagaattccaaggattctatagtccatggagtcgcaaaagaggcggacacgactcagcgactttcactcagTTTGGGAGCTGGACAGAGCGCCAGTACCCTAGAGACCACGACCCCCCAAGACACTCCTGTGCAGTTCCAGGACTCAGGCTTTCTCCCCACACCTTCTACTCTGCCGCACCCTCTACAATGAGCATCATAAGGTACCTCCAGTCCCTGTTGCCCGGTCAGCCCGGTGCCTAAGGGAACCTTCGAGAGCCTGGCCCGGGCCGCGCAGGCCAGTGCTCACCGTCTCTGCTGCCACCCCTCATCAGCCCTGCTTCGAGTGGGATTCCGGGCTCAGGCTTCTCCAGGGTAGGGGCGGAGCCGGCTGAgggaggccccgcccccagcccgcccccGGCCCGGGGTGCGAATCCGGTGCCGGCGAGCGGCGGGAGATGCTGGAGGTTCGCGAGCCGAAGTGGCTGCAGCTGGCGCCGCGTCTGCCCCGCGTGCCCGGAGCGGATTCTGCCCGCCACCCCCGGAGCCCTCGGCGCCCCCACTGAACCCGCGATCGCATCCTCCCTGTGACCGACCAGCGCTGCAGGTGCGGGGTGAGCCGGGAGGGGGTGGGCTCCCGGAACGCACGTTGCGAGGTCTTAGGGGATTGGGTCTCTGGTTCGAGGTTCTGGTAGCCGAGTGCGCGGGGGCGCTGCAAGGGCTTGGGGTCCTGGCGGGGGCAGAGTACGCGGGCTCTGCAGATCCAGGGCTGGGCGTGCGGGGTTGGGCTGAAGTTCCCCATCACCTCAGACGGCTCGGGGGTCCCAAGGGAAGCCTCTGAGACTCAAGTCCAGGCCAATCTCCCCTCCttgtcccccatcccacccctcgtcTCGCTGGGCTCCTAATTGTGAAAACGTTAACCTTCCAACATTGAGCTGCCCCAGGGGGTTGGGGCGAGGGCTCAGCTGTCCCTCTGGACTCCCAGAGCCGCCTCCAGCCCCTCCCAACTGCCCCCGGACCCCCCCTCCCTCCAGCTAAGCAGTCACTAATTTCCATGACAACGAGAGTTCTTTATGGGCGACAACCTGAAGGGGGCTGGGCGGGGCTGCCGCTCGGTGGGGGAGGAGGCTCAAGCCCCCGGGGACCAGCAGCCCCCTAGCCGAGATCCAGCTTCCAAGCCTTAACTCGGGGGCCTCCGTGGGGGTCCAGGGTAGCGACCCAGCGCTgcgcggtgggggtgggggacgcaCATGTTTCTGCCGGGAGGTGCGGGGCTTGGTGCTCACACGTGTGCCGCCCGCATGTGTGTTGCTGTGCCAGCGGGGGCGAGTCAGCAGCACTGGGGAAGGGGGTCAGGGTGGCAGCACGGTTGGGGAGCAAGGCCCCCGGCTGGCAGGGTGAACAATGAGAGAGTGAGTCTGCCTTCCCCAGCCTATAGCGTCTGGCAGAGACCCTAGGCTCTCCCAGCCCCCCATAGCTGTGCCAAACTGCTTTTGTCTGCACCCCCTAGGCAAAGCCTGCTACCAAGTTCCCTCCGAGGAAGCagggctctctgtctatcaccaaaagCTCAGTCTGCAGCAGTCCAGCTACTGGCCAGCCACCCTCCTCCAAGGGTGGCTTTGAGTCCCCCAAGGACCACCTGCAGGGACCTGGTGTCcttcctgtcccccacccccagtcaatTCCCGTCAGCTTTAGGCACCTACTGGGCCCGATTTTCCTCAACTGAGAAATTGGTGTCTCCGCTCCCCTCTGTGTcaggctgggccctgggctggaGCAGAGATCTCTCTCCTTTTCATTTACAGAATTTGGTAGGGATCCTCCTTCCGTATCAGCTGCCTTTTCCCATATCAGCTGCTGGCCCTCCTCTCCCATCCTTGTCCTGGCAGGTGGACAGTCCTTGCCCTGGGAGAAGGCCACAGAGTCAGTGATCTCCatccagggaaactgaggcagagtcgGTGAAGGAGGGGAGGATGCTGTGCAGTTGTTATCCTGTTCTAGACTGCTCGGGGTGCTGTTTCTGGCCTTCAGACAAAACCCACTGTTGGGGAGGGGGCGGCGGTGGCAGGGAATGAGGCTGAGCCGCCAGAGAGGCCCTGGGGACCCAAGGCCTCTAGGGAAGagcagatgggggtgggggtggctggggAGTCCAGGCAGAGCTGGGTCAGCTGACAGGAGGGGCTGCAAAGGGAAGCAGCCAGGTCTCCAAGCTTCATTTCCATCCCCCACGCCTGTGCCTTCGACATGTTGGACCTGCCTTACCTAAGCTGCCTTGGTGACAGGGAGAGGGGCTGAGAAACTGTTGTGACTGAGGGGACCACAACAGATGGCCTCTTCCCGCACCAAGTTCAGTGCTTGTCTAGGGGGATACAGGAGCGGTCAGTCTCAAAGGTCCGGGCATCAGGGGCAGCTCCTGGCCCAGGTGTGCAGAGCACATGGTCATGGAGACCTTAGGGCTCTGCTGGACATCCGTAGGCCCCTTCAAAACCCCCATCCCACCTTTCCTCCTGTGTCCTTGTGCCTGCATCCTTTTTACTATATGAATTCTTTACACCCCCCGCCCCTTCCACTGCAGGTTGTGCCTTTGTCTCTCTGTGGCCCTGCCCCTCTCTTTCCTAAAGTCTCCCAGTTCTTCCCTGATGGAGACCAGGGTCTCCAGGGTCACAGAACCCATAGGGAAGGAATCAGGGCAAAAGTCTCAGGGAATTCTTGGAGAAGGGGTTTGAATAACACCTCTCCTTACCCCTCCCCTGGTTCAAAAACTTCCATCACCATAGCAACCCTTTACTCCCAGGGCCTACTCTGCATTTCCGCTCCTCCACTCAAAGGGCAGCAGGGCCCCCAGTGGGTTTTCCTTCAGGGGTTCAAAGCTTGGAACCCAGGTGCCTGGAAGGGGTCAGCTGGCTCTTGGCTCAGCCTGCATGTTTGAAGGCTGAACTTTCTGGAGACAGCACTGGATTGTATGCCCACCCCAAGACTGGAGAGCATTCCCCCAAACCCCTCATGCGCTCTCATTAGATGGGAGATAGTCAGCAGCCAGAACTAGTGACCAAGGCCCAGCCCGGTCAGGCCCCTGCCCAGTTACCTAAAGCAGCTGGATGGTGGACGAGAAACTTGACTCTGCCTTCTGACGCAGACCTGAGAGCGAGGTCTCTATTTCTGCCCATCCTGTGGATGAAATCTCTGCCTCACGCTGGGCAGAGCTCCGACCAAGGCATGTCGATTACAGCAGGAAACCCAGCTCTGGTCCCTGAAAGTAGAgagcagggaaggggagggggtgcCTGCAGGCTGGTGTTCACAGCTGCCACTAAATCGGGAGGTGTTGCCCACAGTTGTTGGGAGGCTGCTGGAGGCCTCCTGGGCCCCTCCTGGCCTCCCTAGATTTACTGCAAGATCTGGAGCCCCACATGGCAGAGGACCAGGGTGGCAGGAAACTCCTGTTTATGGCTATGAGAGGTGGGGCTGGAACCAGGCTGACCCCAGTGGAGGAGGGGCCAGGACCCTGTAGGACCCCTGGACCTTTGGAGGGGCCTCTGTCCCGTTCAGGCTTCCCCTGGGCCAGACTTGCCTTAGGCTGCCATAGGGCCGCTTGGGACCCTTTATTACCAAGGCACCCATAGGCTGAGGCTCCATCAGCGTTGCTCGGGGGGGTCAGACCTGAGTAGCTAGGGAATGCTTGGCCCTCAGGCTCCGTCAGAGGCTCCCCAGGCTCTGCACTTCCCCCAAGCTCCCTTGGGACCACCCCCCTGTGCACATCATTCAGTTTCTCTGCAGAGAATGGAAGGAAGCATGTCTCTAGGGAAATGGCTGTGATGGGACTTCTGTGCCCTCCCTCGTCCCAGTGTGGAGTTGAGGTCCAGCCAGGGTCCCATGTCACTGGGAGGGAGCTCTGTGCTATTGGATGTTGACTCTGGGCCATCCAGGCCTTGGCAGTGAGGGGGGTGAAAAATGCACCCTTTCTTTCTGCCTGGCCTTCTACTGTTCTTGACGATGTCTCAGCTGCTCCTCTCAGCTTTGGGGCCAGGGCTGCCCTTGTTGCAAGCAGGTGCCTGGGGCTTGGTACACATACCGGCAGCCTCCTAGGCAGCAGCAGTGGGTAGCAGATGGGAgagtgggtgggggtggaagggacCAAGATGCTAATCGGAAGCAGGGcccctctttctcctctctttgccCTGGGGCCAGGTTGGGGGTGGAGGCGAGTGAGTGCAGTTAGATGGGTGAAGGGAGGTAGTGACTGGCTGAGATCAGGGCAGCCATGGGAGCGGCAGGCAGGTGTGTCCCGCCACAAGGCTTCAGGACATGGCTCCAGGTTGATGTGACTGAGCAGAGGTCCCCATGGTGGAGACAGAGCCCCAGGACTGGCCCTGGGTCCCTGCAGGTCTGAGTGCATATGCGCGGCCAGAAGCAGGGCCAAGATCAGGGACAGGCATATACAAAACCTCCCATGCTGCAGGGCTGAGTGGGGAGATATTGgcatggggttggggggaggtggaggtggtggaagtTATCTCAGCGAAGGGCCATGTTGAACCTGGAATCTCAGGATGGTCGCCAATGATCTGTGGCACAAATAACCTTAGAACGTCGGGAATCACAAGGAAAGAAGAGGTTTAGCCCTGGTCTCAGCACCCAGCTCACATGGAGGCTGCTCCATGGGGAGGCCAGGATGGGTAGTGCCCCTGCCAGTGCCCACACTTCCTCCACTGAGTGGACGTGCTTGAGCTGGCGAGTCACCTGTTGTTGGTTGTTTAGGTAGTTGCTGATTTTTTGAATGTTATAAATAACTCTGCCGTGACAAATAGGATACTGATGGGAGACTTGGGGGGAAGGGCATTCCTGCCAGAGGCAACGGTGTAAGCAGAGCAGCAGAGCTGAGCCATAGGTCCCTCCCAGCCCTCTGGGGGGACCTGCAGGTTGAGGTATCACCCTCCCACCCAGAAAAGGGCCCTTGGATTGCAGCCTGGAAAGGGAATCGCTGCACACCAGAGCCACTGGGGCAACTGATGCAAACCCCCTTCCTCGGATTGTTAGGCCTTAGAGATGGGTGGCCGGCAGTGGTGGGTGGCCTCGCCTCTGCTCTCAGCTGTGAGAGTGGGATTCCAGCCACATGCTCCTTCCAGGCAGATGCAGGAGCCGGGCTGTGACCGCAGTGGCAAAGATCCGCAGTCGAGGACGATCTTCAAAGCTTCTCTTGTTTGCCTCTGCAGTACTTCACAAGATGGCTTAAGCCCTGGCTTGAATCACGCTGATGAAAAATGCGTTTGTGTTCCCTAAGCCCAAAGAACCTGGGTGAGGGAATGGTGGAATTTGTTCCCTAATGCGGAAGGCAAATTTGAGGGAGAATTTGCAGGACTGGGTGCCCTGGGAAGCAGGTAACCTCCTCCTGGTAGGAAGCAAGCGCCAGCCAGGGCCGGCCAAGGGGCTTGTGTGGGTCCTGGCCTTTGACCCTGGCTGGCAGAGTCCCTCTGAGCAAGCTTCTTCCTCGGGTGGGAGCATTCTCTCTCCTTCATACCCTGTGGCTGTGAATCACTTCAGGCAGGGCACCTAGGTATTCAAGGCCCCAGCCCAGGCACTTTGCACAGCAAGTGCTAATCAGGCTGGTGAGAGACCGTGCAGTCAGAGAAGCAGAGCAGTTTGAATGCAGCCTTTTGTGTGAAGCGTGTTATCACCCCAGTGTCACACCAACCAGGCATTAAGGAGGCCAACTTTGAGTCAGAGCTGGGAAGGTCCGGACTCTCTCACCAGTTCCCCTCCTGAGGTTTACCTCTGAGCAAGGGCTGCGAAGGCCTTTTCCTACGGGTGTGGGCCCCAGTCCACCCTGCATCCCAGGTGAGGATTGGGCTGGCAGGGTGGCAGATCCGTGGGGTGCCACGCTCCAGGTGCCAGAGTGCCTGGAACCTACTGCAGTCAGCTGTGCTCATCCTTCTGCCTGGAGTAGCCACCCGTGGCCAGAGGCCTCTCCCCTGGACCTGATGGCCAGGTCTCCTGTGGGCCCTGGCAGTGAGGCACAACGCAGGCTTGTCTTGCTTTTCCAGACCATTACCCCTGCACACCTCTTGGCAAATCCTTTCCCTCTAAGGCCCAACCTTAATGCTGCTTTTTCCTCAAAGCCTTTCCTTGCTTTTCTACCCAGATGGGGGTTCTCCCTCTGAGGAATCCCCCAAGCACTGTGCCTGAATGCAGTATTTATTAAATCAGTAA contains:
- the LOC133045590 gene encoding protein piccolo-like; its protein translation is MEVTKKVGGPDPSGPQGHPSVGSQQLGGGVRGSQGPWINSGSASSRHGVPLSTKANSDGAYGSASQAHTHEPCHQHLREPTEVTSQCGYERASQDTLRLPSTSSFPGSFVGAQIHLVTENRTPAPPVYTRGDATSDTAQHGLYCSRLQVQVVGEGKAPAKVLVGWGKGPCSPEQTAPAGIRKSRWLPYIPSGEDGSPAAQGPFLVPGHDQGQGKGPGPVQAPPTPTPTRASTPGLDPISMAGAESYPCNPDHLTDTNATTKGLSQDLLPGKYGNQWPVQLDSSKGVTSCQDKLNFHPQEEPPTPAPILNKSPDQTQVHEVTQRPVLPRHPKNQVEKPLVSISSPGSPKPGSGPPGTPKSQRDSQEIRSAPQSQQPLNVCNNPCSSGLPSAYQLSSHNPAPVPPREATQIPASSAPTCQFRDAVEDRVLVFDMATGNTRMGLLCHDPMGSRAVLVGLMPSHPPIYASESMQPTHPLPTPINTPDSDRSSFWSTTAMVSSPVPSSLSSGSYREVALVPKEARVHLESQGSPGAETPMRMGMLSGPVLLGTPLQFGERILSHAHDPGWSKPDAEKNQGSRTIWMLDAPGMQDTSLGQTKKQQWMSSEQTAEPVPPAKNQEVFRPPLQEDTGSHNQKESYHPDSPLVKRAGQAPLGSQPPLAEQAPSTKQPLLPAQPPLTGTPISGQPPFSQEPLISNEPTLSRGALTAREPGQASTLGQEGEPLGHAEVHQMPPEETCIYVNREKVGANAAQSSSLHRLLSWQHGSSPKVQEKQLSLIAITAPGPGCKVLPMVAAGTQLQGPQFKLTTEDTTHSSVVAHLGLLRGACYELVPTMDALAVRSPVLCRHSLGPYQDMAAVVIDTGTGFTKCGLAGEDHVLSVLPSRVQLLQHPVQGQPRYTVPEKQEPSYSVLNRGVVSDWDALEVLWQHLFYCRLGVQPEELAVLVADSPISPRTNREKVAEILFERFHVPAMQTVHQALLALYAYGRTTGLVLGSGHGTSYVAPVVTGDLAPLDTYRLDVAGCDLTEHLAQLLLAGGQSPLKAELVNQIKETCCYVAMDMTAELARMQSQTRVDFVLPDKQIITLGSERFRCPEALFQPNLLGVNQPGLPQLALLSISRLEAKQQEQLLANVVLDGGSTLLSGFPERLRQELGPSATVLGSPHRAVAAWLGGSIMASRNSFQSLWLSRREYDEEGPWAIYKYHL